The following are from one region of the Paraglaciecola sp. L1A13 genome:
- a CDS encoding cation diffusion facilitator family transporter, with translation MTQAKETKAAHSHSEHNHSHHGHHHHIDPSSSRIGWAFFLNVTFTIIEFIGGWLTNSTAIMADAVHDLGDSLSIGTAWFLNRAGNKKATDRFTYGFKRLSLLAAMLNGIVLVCGSIWVLIESVPRLFAPEMPHTEGMFLLALLGVSVNGFAAYKLSAGNTLNERVLNWHLIEDVLGWVAVLIVSVVLMFVNLPILDPLLSIAFTLFILYNVVRNIQMTLGLFLQGVPDEQVQDQIKQKLQRIAHVEDIHHLHFWSLDGEQHVLTAHLVLNEMLMPEQLVAIKCEVADCLDEYKLSHTTIEFEYPQEACRDA, from the coding sequence ATGACACAAGCAAAAGAAACTAAGGCCGCCCATTCCCATTCCGAGCATAACCATTCACATCATGGGCACCATCATCATATTGATCCATCTTCGTCTCGTATAGGCTGGGCTTTTTTTCTCAATGTCACCTTTACCATTATTGAATTTATCGGAGGCTGGTTAACCAACAGTACGGCCATTATGGCGGATGCTGTACATGATTTAGGCGATAGCTTATCAATTGGTACCGCGTGGTTTTTAAATCGTGCTGGAAATAAGAAGGCCACTGATCGCTTTACCTACGGTTTTAAACGTCTATCACTGCTAGCCGCGATGTTAAACGGCATTGTGTTGGTATGCGGTTCGATATGGGTGCTAATAGAAAGTGTACCTCGTTTATTTGCCCCTGAGATGCCCCATACCGAAGGTATGTTTCTACTTGCGCTATTAGGGGTGTCGGTGAATGGTTTCGCTGCGTATAAGCTCAGTGCTGGTAATACGCTAAACGAGCGGGTACTTAACTGGCACTTAATTGAAGATGTATTGGGTTGGGTCGCTGTGCTTATAGTGTCAGTGGTACTTATGTTCGTTAACTTACCTATACTTGATCCGCTACTCTCTATCGCATTCACGTTGTTCATTTTATACAACGTGGTACGCAATATTCAGATGACCCTTGGGTTATTTCTACAAGGTGTACCGGATGAGCAAGTGCAGGATCAAATTAAACAAAAGCTGCAACGAATTGCGCATGTTGAGGATATACATCATTTACACTTTTGGTCATTGGATGGCGAGCAACATGTACTGACCGCACATTTGGTTTTAAATGAAATGCTGATGCCTGAGCAATTAGTGGCGATAAAATGTGAGGTGGCCGATTGCTTAGACGAATATAAGTTATCGCACACAACAATAGAGTTTGAATATCCACAGGAAGCCTGCAGGGACGCTTGA
- a CDS encoding alginate lyase family protein — MRKIKITALLLVAATLNIPLTVNAQEHPNLIMTKAGVQKVRSNLGNVPLFDSSVQSVKKEVDAEIALGIDTPIPKDFSGGYTHQRHKLNFLTAQKAGALYQILQDDKYAKYIKDMLFQYEAMYKDLPVHPQERSYARGKLFWQCLNDSNWLVYMSQAYDAIYDTLSVQERDKLENNLFRPFADFISIENPQFYNRVHNHSTWGNAAVGMIALVMDDKELLDRALYGIEDDGLEIGGRDNDGGFIKVAGQKAGFLANLEDPFSPDGYYTEGPYYQRYAMYPFLIFGLAMNNVKPEMKVFSHKNNVLLKGVDALLNLTDADGEFFPLNDGQKGMSYYTPALVTAVDIAYQYGDQNPQLLSIAEKQNEVLLDQSGLAVAIGIRDGKAKPFVKKSINLSDGQDGDQGGVAVLRYGNEDLTLVFKYAAQGLSHGHYDKLSFSLYEQGDEVVQDYGLARFVNIGQKGGGNYLKENKTWAKTTIAHNTLSINEEMHFGGKYEIASEHHSDLYFYDASKDDVQVVSAIETNAYPGTQMHRTMAMIKSEGFEKPFLLDIMKVNSNSKNQYDFPFYFMGQVLSDNFEYDSPTSLAPLGKDNGYQHLYLEGKGRPSSDTTQFSWLGDGKYYTLTSATQKSDELLFTRLGANDPEFNLRRDAALMIRRKDSANTTFASVIEPHGSYSPVSELSVNSDSSIAQLTVVHDDDKYTAVSIEDVKGQTSLFIVANEGASMSKKHTLKIDGKSYNWTGPYHYTGG, encoded by the coding sequence CCAAACCTGATTATGACTAAAGCCGGTGTGCAAAAGGTTAGAAGTAACTTGGGCAACGTGCCTTTGTTTGATTCATCGGTACAAAGCGTAAAAAAAGAAGTCGATGCTGAAATTGCGCTTGGCATTGATACCCCTATCCCCAAGGATTTTTCAGGTGGTTATACCCACCAAAGACACAAGCTAAACTTTCTGACTGCACAAAAAGCCGGTGCGCTGTATCAAATATTGCAAGACGACAAATACGCTAAATATATTAAAGACATGTTGTTTCAATATGAAGCTATGTACAAAGACTTGCCTGTTCACCCACAAGAACGTTCTTATGCCCGCGGCAAGTTGTTCTGGCAATGCCTGAATGACAGTAACTGGCTGGTTTATATGAGCCAAGCCTATGATGCCATTTACGATACGCTTTCAGTGCAAGAGCGAGACAAGCTAGAAAACAACCTATTTCGCCCCTTTGCTGATTTCATTTCTATCGAGAATCCACAATTTTATAACCGAGTGCATAACCACAGCACATGGGGTAATGCTGCGGTTGGTATGATTGCGCTAGTAATGGATGATAAGGAGTTACTAGACCGTGCTTTGTACGGGATCGAAGACGATGGCCTTGAAATCGGTGGACGTGACAACGATGGCGGTTTTATAAAAGTAGCCGGTCAAAAAGCAGGATTCCTAGCCAATTTGGAAGACCCGTTTTCACCTGATGGTTATTATACTGAAGGTCCTTATTATCAACGCTACGCTATGTATCCCTTCTTAATATTCGGCTTAGCCATGAACAATGTAAAACCAGAAATGAAGGTTTTTTCACACAAAAACAATGTGCTACTAAAAGGGGTCGATGCATTACTTAATTTGACTGATGCCGATGGCGAGTTTTTCCCGTTAAATGATGGCCAAAAAGGTATGTCATATTACACGCCTGCATTGGTGACAGCGGTCGATATTGCTTATCAGTATGGCGATCAAAATCCACAATTATTGAGCATTGCTGAAAAGCAAAATGAAGTATTATTAGACCAGTCAGGCTTGGCAGTTGCTATAGGCATTCGCGACGGCAAGGCTAAACCATTTGTCAAAAAATCCATTAACCTCTCTGATGGACAAGATGGCGATCAAGGTGGTGTTGCTGTGCTTCGCTATGGTAACGAAGACCTAACCCTAGTATTTAAGTATGCTGCTCAGGGGTTGAGTCATGGTCACTACGACAAACTGTCCTTTTCTCTATATGAACAAGGTGATGAAGTTGTGCAAGATTATGGCCTCGCGCGATTCGTTAATATTGGTCAAAAAGGTGGTGGCAATTATCTAAAAGAGAATAAAACTTGGGCCAAAACCACTATTGCTCACAATACGTTATCTATCAATGAAGAGATGCACTTTGGTGGTAAGTATGAAATAGCCAGCGAACATCACTCAGATTTGTATTTCTATGATGCATCTAAAGATGATGTGCAGGTAGTAAGCGCAATTGAAACCAATGCTTATCCTGGTACTCAGATGCACCGCACCATGGCCATGATTAAAAGTGAAGGTTTCGAAAAACCCTTCCTACTGGATATTATGAAGGTTAATTCCAATAGTAAAAACCAATATGATTTCCCTTTCTATTTTATGGGTCAAGTCCTTAGTGACAACTTTGAATATGACTCTCCAACATCTTTAGCTCCGCTAGGTAAAGACAATGGGTATCAACATCTATATCTAGAAGGTAAAGGCAGACCGTCTAGCGACACTACTCAATTTTCATGGTTGGGCGATGGCAAGTACTACACCTTAACGTCAGCAACACAAAAATCAGACGAGCTGCTATTTACCCGATTAGGTGCCAACGATCCAGAGTTTAATTTACGCAGAGATGCAGCTTTGATGATCCGCAGAAAAGACAGCGCCAACACCACGTTTGCGTCTGTCATTGAACCCCATGGTAGTTATAGCCCTGTTTCTGAGTTATCGGTGAATTCCGACAGTAGCATTGCCCAGCTAACAGTGGTGCATGATGATGATAAATATACTGCCGTTTCAATTGAGGATGTAAAAGGGCAAACCAGTCTATTCATTGTAGCCAATGAAGGTGCGTCGATGAGCAAAAAACATACGTTGAAAATTGACGGCAAATCATATAACTGGACGGGCCCTTATCACTATACCGGTGGTTGA